The Phycisphaerales bacterium AB-hyl4 genome includes a window with the following:
- a CDS encoding M20/M25/M40 family metallo-hydrolase, translating to MPETHSGSSMYIAALQGRLERMLPEALDVLREMVNTNSFTRNAAGVDRVGDLTWQLFESLGFTADRPQAIDCTMEARPAMGRHLLMTRPGRSGLRIGLTGHLDTVFTEQEEREHDFRWREEGERIYGPGTVDMKGGNVLSWMVLAAIREVHPALFDEVTWVVMFNAAEEGLDSDFGVHARRCLGPGVSPGGNPGVNPGALANLVFEGGHLVEGEHRLLVKRKGSARLRIRARGRGAHAGVWHERGANAIVQLIDCLGQTAKLTDYERELTCNIGVIRGGMAPNRVPDFAEALVELRAYDPAVLEQAIAEGLRIDGMSTVCSAADGYAARVEAHCEKHLPPWASNAGSDRLAAMWREAGARLGMAVVGTSRGGLSDGNHTYDVVPTLDGLGPAGGNSHSCIRAADGSVDQEFMLPSTFVPRAAMTALAVERLVAEAGKAGRGGGVV from the coding sequence ATGCCTGAAACACATTCCGGTTCGTCGATGTACATCGCGGCGTTGCAGGGGCGTTTGGAGCGGATGCTGCCTGAGGCGCTGGATGTGTTGCGCGAGATGGTGAACACGAACTCGTTTACGCGGAACGCGGCGGGGGTGGATCGTGTGGGCGACCTGACGTGGCAGTTGTTTGAATCGCTGGGGTTCACGGCGGATCGGCCGCAGGCGATCGACTGCACGATGGAGGCCCGGCCTGCGATGGGGCGACATCTGTTGATGACACGGCCGGGGCGCAGCGGGTTGCGAATCGGGCTCACGGGGCATCTGGATACAGTGTTCACGGAGCAGGAGGAACGCGAGCACGATTTCCGCTGGCGGGAAGAAGGCGAGCGGATCTACGGCCCGGGCACGGTGGATATGAAGGGGGGCAATGTGCTCAGTTGGATGGTGCTCGCGGCGATACGCGAAGTGCATCCGGCGTTGTTCGACGAAGTGACGTGGGTGGTGATGTTCAACGCGGCGGAGGAGGGGCTGGACAGCGACTTCGGCGTGCATGCGCGGCGGTGCCTGGGGCCGGGGGTGAGTCCGGGGGGGAATCCGGGGGTGAATCCGGGGGCGCTTGCGAACCTGGTGTTCGAAGGCGGGCATCTGGTGGAGGGCGAGCATCGCCTGCTGGTGAAGCGAAAAGGCAGTGCGCGACTGCGAATTCGTGCGCGGGGGCGGGGGGCGCATGCGGGGGTGTGGCATGAACGAGGGGCGAACGCGATCGTGCAGTTGATCGACTGCCTGGGGCAGACCGCGAAGCTGACGGACTACGAGCGGGAACTGACGTGCAACATCGGCGTGATTCGAGGTGGCATGGCACCTAACCGTGTGCCGGACTTCGCCGAGGCGCTGGTGGAGTTGCGTGCGTATGACCCGGCGGTGCTTGAACAGGCGATCGCGGAGGGGCTGCGGATCGACGGCATGTCGACGGTGTGCAGTGCGGCGGACGGCTACGCGGCGCGGGTGGAGGCGCATTGCGAAAAGCATCTGCCGCCTTGGGCGAGCAACGCAGGGTCGGATCGACTGGCGGCGATGTGGCGTGAGGCGGGTGCCCGGCTGGGCATGGCAGTGGTGGGCACGAGCCGAGGGGGGTTGAGTGATGGCAATCACACGTACGATGTGGTGCCGACGCTGGACGGGCTCGGGCCGGCGGGGGGCAACTCGCACAGTTGCATTCGGGCGGCAGACGGTTCGGTGGACCAGGAATTCATGCTGCCGAGCACGTTCGTGCCGCGAGCGGCGATGACGGCGCTGGCGGTGGAGCGACTGGTCGCCGAGGCGGGAAAGGCGGGCAGGGGTGGGGGCGTCGTCTGA
- a CDS encoding substrate-binding domain-containing protein, producing MSNGEAITRSESVAAVLRTAIERGTWAVGARLPSTRQLASDHQTSLSTVHSALRELEMLGMVERRARSGIRVARRHPTMAGPRGGSATTTRQVAVVLVRWREDYSDSWSHEAVIETQHCIAAAGFHVLPLFVDPHADDALDQLKRHLSDASASLAGVILINSSLLRDVPSWLDGQETPWVYLNKPSEQAVSNYVGIDYSASFALGHCLARMELSRILALGLTPTGSPTGRAKLTELIRGYMAASGRTPELQCWSSADDPDRAARFAFLCDRLEQPNRPEVIFGSSDAAALQALRACRQVGLDVPGDVRLVGGTGVSFSAHTSPSLTVIGQTARQAARVALDMLQEMVKSGEKRLPARDVPARLAIRDSLPIPDAVLEALPETLHSLVGLHPLSRRPASKGA from the coding sequence ATGTCCAACGGCGAAGCGATAACCCGCTCGGAATCGGTCGCGGCGGTGCTGCGGACGGCGATCGAGCGCGGGACGTGGGCGGTTGGCGCGCGGTTGCCTTCGACGCGGCAGCTTGCGTCGGACCATCAGACGAGTTTGTCGACGGTGCACAGCGCGCTGCGTGAGTTGGAGATGCTGGGTATGGTCGAACGGCGGGCGCGCAGCGGCATTCGCGTGGCGCGTCGGCATCCGACGATGGCGGGGCCGCGGGGCGGGTCGGCGACGACGACGCGGCAGGTGGCGGTGGTGCTGGTGCGCTGGCGGGAAGATTACAGCGATTCGTGGTCGCATGAAGCGGTGATCGAGACGCAGCATTGCATCGCGGCGGCGGGGTTTCATGTTCTGCCATTGTTTGTCGATCCGCACGCGGACGATGCGCTGGACCAGTTGAAGCGGCATTTAAGTGATGCGTCGGCGTCGCTGGCGGGTGTGATCCTGATCAACTCGTCGTTGTTGCGGGACGTGCCGAGCTGGCTTGATGGGCAGGAGACGCCCTGGGTGTACCTGAACAAGCCGAGCGAGCAGGCGGTGTCGAATTATGTGGGGATTGATTACTCGGCGAGCTTTGCGTTGGGACATTGCCTGGCGCGGATGGAACTGAGTCGGATTCTGGCGTTGGGCTTGACGCCGACGGGTTCGCCGACGGGGCGGGCGAAGCTGACGGAGCTGATTCGCGGTTACATGGCGGCGAGCGGTCGGACGCCTGAGTTGCAATGCTGGTCGAGCGCGGATGATCCGGACCGGGCGGCGCGGTTTGCGTTTTTGTGTGATCGGCTTGAGCAGCCGAATCGGCCGGAGGTGATCTTCGGCAGTTCGGACGCGGCGGCGCTGCAGGCGTTGCGGGCCTGTCGGCAGGTGGGGCTGGACGTGCCGGGCGACGTTCGGCTGGTGGGCGGGACGGGGGTGAGTTTCTCGGCGCATACGAGCCCATCGCTGACGGTGATTGGTCAGACGGCGCGGCAAGCGGCGCGCGTTGCTTTGGACATGTTGCAGGAAATGGTCAAATCCGGCGAGAAACGTCTACCGGCGCGTGATGTGCCGGCTCGCCTGGCAATCCGTGATTCACTTCCCATTCCGGATGCCGTCCTCGAAGCGTTACCTGAAACGCTGCATTCATTGGTAGGCCTGCATCCACTCTCACGGCGTCCAGCGTCGAAAGGAGCTTGA
- a CDS encoding type II secretion system protein yields MSVQRTSGFTLIELLVVISIIALLIAILLPALAAARESARQIQCVSGMRQIGLANVMYQNDFDDRFVPYQGEHGPIGTNAPGPDHWTWPGMLTLRLELISDREVMACPSSERTRPWANTRLWRSGFWRYVHYGVNNRYLHGGHDVSSRDDHVSARISELTRPSRTISMVDSRHASNQTLGNYYANPYNNGSRAEARHAGGAVSVIWADGHGSTVRTPNPNNPYTEDGLTRALHHDPNNWEVE; encoded by the coding sequence ATGTCTGTTCAACGAACTTCTGGTTTCACACTAATTGAGCTACTTGTTGTCATAAGCATCATAGCTTTGCTTATTGCAATTCTGCTGCCGGCGCTTGCCGCGGCGCGGGAGTCGGCGCGGCAGATTCAGTGCGTCAGTGGGATGCGCCAGATCGGGCTGGCGAATGTGATGTACCAGAACGATTTTGATGACCGTTTCGTACCTTACCAGGGTGAGCATGGTCCGATCGGGACCAATGCGCCGGGGCCGGATCACTGGACGTGGCCGGGCATGCTGACGTTGCGGTTGGAGTTGATATCCGACCGGGAGGTGATGGCGTGTCCGTCGAGCGAGCGTACTCGTCCTTGGGCGAATACGAGGTTGTGGCGGTCGGGTTTCTGGCGGTATGTGCATTATGGGGTGAATAATCGTTACCTGCATGGCGGGCATGATGTCAGCAGTCGCGATGATCATGTTTCGGCGCGGATTTCAGAACTGACACGGCCGTCGCGAACGATCAGCATGGTGGACTCGCGTCATGCGAGTAACCAAACGTTGGGCAACTATTATGCGAACCCTTACAACAACGGCAGCCGAGCGGAGGCCCGCCACGCCGGTGGTGCGGTCAGCGTGATTTGGGCCGATGGTCATGGTTCGACCGTTCGTACGCCGAACCCGAACAATCCGTATACGGAAGACGGCCTGACGCGGGCGCTGCACCACGATCCCAACAACTGGGAAGTGGAGTGA